One window of the Pirellulales bacterium genome contains the following:
- a CDS encoding response regulator, translating to MANAKDQTNGESVSDPDRRIVGSWYQLRECLSEAHRIHTYAGRSIDDGREVIVKVIPVDTVHPGSLMRLEYEATRFQRFQSPWLAPVMYVGREQNDLLLVYERMPGISLQKCLEIRRLTISESLAVGDALFSALHDMHQHRLLHRAVRPANIIVAATVPLTTATLVDIDPTPALCSDEGPLQSQSLEAALYLSPEQAGSLYQDVTEISDLYSAGITLFHCLAGRPPYSGNTLGAVLFEHMTAAVPRLRELGISVPRALEEMIQRLLRKDPRDRYQSAQAALADLKAIAAAMERGEDEPAVVIGAHDDRRTLTEPAFVARAAELNALDEQMQRAKRGEGGLIVLEGESGGGKTRLLTETAHRAAAQGFWMLWGQGTNDVARRPFSLLEGVVEGFLSAVESNPDLAKTIRERLGDEAPVVAAALPGLAEVFGSTAAFASAPEEAGEMRTLHALTSFLNALEAQLRPVLVVLDDCQWADELTYRLIRRWQSESRTEGNSHSVLLLAAFRSEEVDAAHPLRRCNPSLHLRLLPFDANEIKQLVESMAGQLPAAVIEAVTRLAEGSPFMASAVLRGLVESGTLQREPEGWRLDPHHVDEVQSSRQAAEFLTRRLSLLPQDALRLLSHGAVLGKEFELNVVAELVEQSPAQAIAALDTARQRRLVWLRPDGSHCVFVHDKIRTALLESLEESQRKSLHCRAAKYLQLQAPDRSAEIAYHFDAAGDSKSALSYALEAADQSRAQYSLEIAEQQYRIAERGTEGATPAVRYRTLEKLGEVLMLRGDYVQAGEKLQAAAGAANDSWDEAQILGKLGELAFKRGDMEGAICHYEQALGSLGRFVPRRWLIMLLLTMKEAFVQFLHTCFPKVFVHRTHRLPDEEEQLTLRLLSNLAHGCWYCRSLLHVMWAHLRNLNLAERFLPTLELAQAYAEHAPGLTLVGYLSRARAYAQKSFNIRQSFGDWSGQGQSLHYYGVVLYAGSHYRQCIEKCRDAIRLLERTGDYWQVHIARYQIAASLYRLGDLQGALEESRLNYQSGIELGDEQASGINLDIWVRATGGAVPEQILKPELARQRHDAQGKAQVLFANGIHLLGTSQLAAAQQQIEQAIEVVEAAGVRNAYTLPYWPWLAAVFRLQAAQLEDLTSQRRIQLLQQAEAAAGKAIRNRWLCKNDVPHAYRELGLVMAMRDRPSKAFPYFKKSLTLAKRQNAQHEFAQTLLAQAELETELGHPDAVPHRSEAQAILGELRVYEVDGSVSGPTQQLASLSLVDRFDAVLDWGRRIASALSPPVILGEARVASLRLLRAEHCIVLQIVNQEGQLSFVPAAGNIPGAWDESKITDALRTCRAVAFVEETDLKAGNRSDSGTDRSALCAPLYVRGEAIACLYVTHEHVRGLFGADEERLADYIATIAGAALENAAGFGQLQALNENLELRVKERTAAVEARSQELAVSNQELERLTQKLLTAQQELTVAKQAAEAASQAKSRFLAIMSHEIRTPMNGVIGMTELTLNTQLSHQQRSQLTVVKDSASALLAILNDILDFSKIEAGRLELESIPMLLRNVVEDAARLFAVPAGRKGLELICHVEPDVPDSLLGDPSRLRQIVLNLIGNAIKFTDAGGIYVRVGCREHVDNRYVLHFSVQDTGIGISQEKQNSIFEAFRQSDTSMTRRYGGTGLGLSISSQLVALMGGRIWVESRLGEGSAFQFIIPLQLATVGEEPSPAWESKTMRRAVLLCRNVHAREAYSAILKNCGLEVDAVDPAGDIVSKCLGNSEDRKLADLLVVDISAAEPVELDQVEILQRELHAAVPIVGIVAPVARIDITQRCQELGIEPCVTKPIKAQELKSALKSVFAPENEKALETISSAPDSAAQALRILVADDSPVNQEVAAGLLELHGHYVETVNSGRQAIDRWRQRHFDLILMDVEMHDLDGLAATAVIRQQESGISNRTPIIAMTAHVMDGFKERCLAAGMDSYISKPFQPEELFRIIKTVCLQANRAETSPLSEQAPPELLCRDQSAKP from the coding sequence GTGGCTAACGCGAAGGACCAAACTAACGGCGAATCGGTTTCAGACCCAGATCGACGAATCGTGGGCTCATGGTATCAGCTGCGCGAGTGTTTGAGCGAAGCGCATCGAATTCATACGTACGCAGGTCGAAGCATTGACGATGGCCGTGAGGTGATCGTCAAAGTTATTCCCGTGGATACCGTACATCCAGGCTCTCTGATGCGTTTGGAATACGAAGCAACTCGCTTTCAGCGATTCCAAAGCCCGTGGCTGGCGCCAGTAATGTATGTGGGGCGCGAGCAGAACGATTTGCTGTTGGTCTACGAGCGCATGCCAGGCATTTCTTTGCAAAAGTGCTTAGAAATTCGGCGACTAACGATCTCTGAATCGCTTGCGGTGGGCGACGCGCTGTTTTCGGCGCTGCACGACATGCACCAGCATCGATTGTTGCACCGCGCAGTACGGCCTGCAAACATTATCGTTGCCGCAACAGTACCATTAACGACGGCCACGTTGGTTGATATTGATCCTACGCCGGCGCTGTGTTCCGACGAAGGTCCGTTGCAATCGCAATCGCTTGAAGCGGCCTTGTACCTTTCGCCGGAACAGGCAGGTTCTTTGTATCAAGATGTCACCGAAATCTCTGATTTGTATTCCGCTGGCATCACATTATTTCATTGCTTGGCCGGACGTCCTCCGTACTCCGGCAACACACTAGGCGCCGTGTTATTCGAGCACATGACGGCCGCCGTTCCCAGATTGCGCGAACTGGGTATTTCAGTGCCGCGTGCATTGGAAGAAATGATACAGCGTCTGCTTCGCAAAGACCCGCGCGATCGTTACCAATCGGCCCAAGCTGCATTGGCGGACTTAAAGGCCATCGCAGCGGCAATGGAGCGCGGTGAAGATGAGCCCGCGGTGGTTATTGGCGCCCATGATGATCGACGAACGCTCACGGAACCTGCGTTCGTTGCCCGGGCCGCCGAATTGAACGCACTGGACGAACAAATGCAGCGGGCCAAGCGCGGTGAGGGAGGCCTAATTGTATTAGAAGGAGAATCAGGCGGTGGAAAAACACGCCTGCTGACCGAGACGGCGCACCGCGCGGCAGCACAAGGCTTTTGGATGCTGTGGGGACAAGGAACAAATGATGTTGCGCGCCGACCATTTTCGCTGCTAGAAGGAGTGGTCGAAGGCTTTCTTTCCGCAGTGGAATCAAATCCGGACCTTGCTAAAACCATTCGAGAACGATTGGGCGATGAAGCGCCAGTCGTTGCCGCAGCGCTTCCTGGCCTAGCGGAAGTGTTTGGGTCGACTGCCGCCTTTGCTTCTGCACCCGAAGAAGCCGGCGAAATGCGGACGTTGCATGCGCTGACCAGCTTTCTTAATGCACTGGAGGCACAGCTACGGCCGGTTTTGGTGGTGCTCGACGATTGCCAGTGGGCCGACGAGCTAACGTATCGTTTAATTCGTCGATGGCAATCAGAATCGCGCACTGAAGGCAACTCGCATTCGGTTTTGCTGTTGGCCGCGTTTCGCTCCGAGGAAGTCGACGCCGCTCATCCTCTTAGGCGTTGCAATCCCTCCCTGCATTTGCGCCTCTTGCCATTCGACGCTAATGAAATCAAGCAATTAGTGGAGTCGATGGCAGGGCAGCTTCCCGCGGCCGTCATCGAAGCGGTCACTCGACTGGCAGAAGGTAGCCCTTTTATGGCGTCGGCGGTGTTGCGCGGACTGGTAGAATCTGGGACGCTTCAACGGGAGCCCGAGGGTTGGCGGCTCGACCCGCATCATGTTGACGAAGTACAGTCTTCGCGCCAGGCGGCTGAGTTTCTAACTCGCCGGTTGAGTTTATTACCGCAGGATGCACTGCGCTTGCTGTCACACGGCGCAGTCTTGGGAAAAGAATTTGAATTAAACGTTGTTGCAGAGTTGGTCGAGCAATCCCCAGCCCAAGCAATTGCAGCCTTGGACACCGCGCGCCAGCGGAGATTGGTATGGCTGCGACCGGACGGTTCGCATTGCGTATTTGTCCACGATAAAATTCGAACGGCTTTGCTTGAATCCTTAGAGGAATCGCAGCGCAAAAGCCTGCACTGCCGCGCAGCAAAATATCTGCAATTGCAAGCGCCCGATCGAAGCGCCGAGATTGCCTATCATTTTGATGCGGCCGGCGATTCTAAATCAGCACTTTCCTATGCGCTAGAAGCCGCGGACCAATCACGGGCACAATATTCTCTGGAAATTGCCGAGCAGCAATATCGCATCGCCGAGCGCGGCACCGAGGGCGCAACGCCCGCAGTGCGCTATCGAACGCTGGAGAAGCTTGGCGAAGTGCTCATGCTCCGCGGTGATTACGTTCAAGCGGGCGAAAAACTTCAAGCTGCAGCGGGCGCTGCCAACGATTCCTGGGATGAAGCTCAGATACTCGGAAAGCTCGGCGAATTAGCCTTCAAGCGCGGCGACATGGAGGGCGCCATTTGTCACTACGAACAGGCGCTAGGCTCGTTAGGCAGATTTGTTCCGCGCCGTTGGCTGATAATGCTGTTGCTTACCATGAAAGAAGCATTTGTCCAATTTCTTCATACGTGCTTTCCAAAAGTATTCGTACACAGGACACATCGCTTGCCGGATGAAGAGGAGCAATTGACGCTGCGATTGCTTAGTAACTTGGCTCATGGATGCTGGTACTGCCGCAGCCTGTTGCATGTGATGTGGGCGCATTTGCGAAACTTGAATTTAGCAGAACGTTTTCTCCCAACGTTGGAATTAGCGCAAGCGTACGCAGAACACGCGCCTGGTCTTACCTTGGTCGGATACTTGAGCCGGGCACGGGCATACGCACAAAAATCATTCAACATCCGACAGAGCTTTGGCGATTGGTCAGGCCAAGGGCAATCGTTGCATTACTATGGTGTGGTGCTCTATGCCGGATCACACTATCGGCAGTGCATTGAGAAGTGTCGTGATGCTATCCGCTTGTTAGAGCGCACCGGCGATTACTGGCAGGTCCATATTGCGCGGTATCAAATTGCTGCTTCGTTATATCGCTTGGGCGATTTGCAAGGCGCCCTGGAAGAATCGCGATTGAATTACCAATCGGGAATTGAATTGGGGGATGAGCAAGCCTCTGGAATCAATTTGGATATTTGGGTGCGCGCCACGGGCGGCGCAGTGCCAGAACAAATCTTGAAGCCAGAACTTGCACGCCAACGACATGATGCCCAAGGAAAAGCACAGGTGCTGTTCGCCAATGGAATTCATCTCCTCGGGACCAGCCAGTTGGCTGCAGCGCAACAGCAAATAGAGCAAGCCATTGAAGTCGTTGAAGCCGCTGGAGTGCGTAACGCCTACACATTGCCGTACTGGCCTTGGCTGGCCGCAGTGTTTCGCCTGCAGGCAGCTCAGCTAGAAGACCTGACTTCGCAGCGTCGAATTCAACTTTTGCAGCAGGCAGAAGCTGCAGCAGGAAAAGCAATTCGCAACCGCTGGCTGTGCAAAAACGATGTACCGCATGCATATCGCGAATTGGGATTGGTCATGGCGATGCGCGATCGGCCTAGTAAAGCGTTCCCCTATTTCAAAAAAAGCCTGACACTTGCTAAGCGGCAAAATGCCCAGCACGAATTCGCGCAAACCCTATTAGCCCAGGCCGAATTAGAAACGGAATTGGGCCACCCCGATGCGGTGCCGCATAGGTCGGAGGCACAGGCAATTCTAGGAGAATTACGCGTTTATGAAGTCGACGGGAGTGTTTCCGGCCCAACGCAGCAACTGGCTAGCCTTTCGTTGGTCGATCGATTTGATGCTGTGCTCGATTGGGGGCGACGAATTGCTTCCGCCTTATCACCGCCGGTAATTTTGGGGGAGGCCCGTGTTGCATCGCTGCGATTATTAAGGGCCGAGCATTGCATTGTGTTGCAAATTGTGAATCAGGAGGGACAACTTTCATTCGTGCCAGCAGCAGGGAATATTCCTGGTGCTTGGGATGAGTCCAAAATCACCGATGCGCTGCGGACCTGTCGGGCAGTCGCGTTTGTGGAAGAAACTGATCTCAAGGCTGGGAATCGGAGTGATTCCGGAACCGATCGCTCAGCATTGTGTGCGCCATTGTATGTACGCGGAGAGGCCATCGCTTGCTTGTATGTCACACATGAACACGTGCGAGGATTGTTTGGGGCCGATGAAGAACGATTAGCCGATTACATCGCCACGATTGCCGGAGCTGCCCTCGAAAACGCGGCAGGATTCGGCCAGTTGCAAGCATTGAATGAGAACTTGGAGTTGCGCGTGAAAGAGCGTACTGCGGCTGTGGAAGCCAGGTCGCAGGAATTGGCGGTGTCAAATCAGGAACTAGAACGGCTGACTCAGAAGTTGCTGACGGCTCAGCAAGAATTGACGGTCGCCAAACAAGCTGCGGAAGCTGCTAGTCAAGCGAAAAGCAGATTCTTGGCGATCATGAGCCACGAAATCCGCACGCCAATGAACGGCGTGATTGGCATGACAGAACTAACGCTAAATACTCAGCTTTCACATCAGCAACGATCACAATTAACCGTGGTCAAGGATTCCGCCAGCGCCCTATTGGCTATTTTGAACGACATTCTCGATTTCTCGAAGATTGAAGCCGGACGATTAGAACTTGAATCCATTCCGATGCTTCTGCGCAATGTGGTTGAAGATGCAGCGCGATTATTTGCTGTCCCCGCTGGGCGCAAAGGATTGGAATTGATTTGCCACGTGGAGCCGGATGTTCCAGACAGCTTACTCGGCGATCCAAGTCGTCTACGACAAATTGTTTTGAATTTGATTGGCAATGCCATCAAATTCACCGACGCCGGAGGAATTTATGTGCGGGTGGGGTGCCGGGAGCACGTCGACAATCGTTACGTACTGCACTTTTCGGTCCAAGATACCGGCATCGGCATTTCCCAAGAGAAGCAGAATTCTATTTTCGAGGCGTTTCGGCAAAGCGATACCTCAATGACCCGTCGCTATGGCGGCACCGGCTTAGGCCTTTCGATTTCATCACAATTAGTTGCGTTAATGGGCGGTCGTATTTGGGTGGAAAGCCGACTGGGTGAAGGGAGTGCGTTTCAATTTATCATACCCTTGCAATTGGCGACCGTTGGCGAAGAGCCGTCGCCCGCTTGGGAATCAAAAACTATGCGGCGTGCTGTTCTACTGTGCCGCAACGTTCACGCGCGCGAAGCTTATAGTGCCATTTTGAAGAATTGCGGGTTGGAAGTGGATGCTGTTGACCCAGCAGGCGACATTGTGTCGAAATGCTTAGGCAACTCCGAAGACAGAAAGCTAGCTGATCTATTGGTTGTCGATATTTCGGCAGCCGAGCCGGTAGAGCTTGACCAAGTGGAAATTTTGCAGCGAGAGTTACATGCCGCTGTGCCGATTGTCGGCATCGTGGCGCCGGTCGCTCGTATCGATATTACTCAGCGGTGCCAAGAATTGGGAATTGAACCCTGTGTGACGAAACCTATCAAGGCACAAGAGCTGAAGTCCGCATTAAAAAGTGTATTTGCTCCTGAGAACGAAAAGGCGCTGGAAACGATCAGTAGTGCGCCGGATTCCGCAGCCCAGGCTTTGCGCATTTTGGTCGCCGATGACAGTCCAGTGAATCAAGAAGTGGCTGCTGGATTGTTGGAGTTGCATGGACATTATGTGGAAACTGTGAACTCTGGACGCCAGGCAATCGACCGCTGGCGGCAGCGCCATTTCGATTTGATCTTAATGGACGTCGAAATGCACGATTTGGACGGATTAGCCGCAACGGCAGTCATTCGCCAGCAGGAATCGGGAATCAGTAATCGAACCCCAATTATCGCGATGACGGCACACGTTATGGATGGATTCAAGGAACGTTGTTTGGCGGCCGGCATGGATAGCTACATTTCCAAGCCATTTCAGCCGGAGGAGCTGTTCCGCATCATTAAGACCGTTTGTTTGCAAGCTAACCGCGCGGAAACGTCACCACTTAGTGAGCAAGCGCCGCCAGAGCTCCTTTGCCGTGATCAATCGGCAAAACCGTAG
- a CDS encoding outer membrane protein transport protein → RLSIGATLGVGVSYAELEGPYFLQGPTLPGPLTQLHTHDEGADLVWSAALQYKLTDDTTFGATYQSASPFTLHGNTYINVLAPPLGASTYDSTLHMVWPESVALGIRHDLCPHRSVGLDVIWYDWEHSFDQFSLNLHNPGTPGFPPQVNDHLPLNWHDSVSLHMGYQQQCDNGMTFRIGYIFNPNPIPDSTLTPFLQAFMEHGVTVGVGCKVCCWDVDLGYVHEFGPTQHVGNSGLIGGDFSDSAQSASVDAIVLDLIRQF, encoded by the coding sequence TCGGCTGTCGATCGGCGCAACATTGGGCGTGGGCGTCAGCTATGCCGAGTTAGAAGGCCCCTACTTTTTGCAAGGCCCGACGCTGCCCGGCCCACTGACTCAGTTGCATACGCACGATGAAGGCGCAGACTTAGTCTGGTCCGCCGCTTTGCAATATAAATTGACCGACGACACAACCTTTGGCGCCACCTATCAAAGCGCCAGTCCGTTTACATTGCACGGCAACACATATATCAACGTGTTGGCGCCGCCTCTGGGTGCATCCACTTACGATTCCACACTGCACATGGTATGGCCGGAATCCGTGGCACTAGGAATTCGTCACGATTTGTGCCCGCATCGCAGCGTTGGGCTCGATGTCATTTGGTACGATTGGGAACACTCTTTTGACCAATTTTCGCTGAACCTGCATAATCCCGGCACGCCCGGATTTCCGCCGCAAGTGAACGATCATCTTCCGCTGAACTGGCACGACAGCGTGTCGCTGCACATGGGTTACCAACAGCAATGCGACAACGGCATGACCTTTCGAATCGGCTACATTTTCAATCCCAACCCAATTCCCGACAGCACGCTAACGCCGTTTCTCCAAGCATTTATGGAGCACGGCGTCACCGTGGGCGTGGGATGCAAGGTCTGCTGTTGGGATGTCGACTTAGGCTACGTGCACGAGTTCGGGCCCACACAGCACGTAGGCAATAGCGGCTTGATCGGCGGCGACTTCAGCGATAGTGCCCAGAGCGCATCGGTCGATGCCATCGTGCTGGACCTCATCCGACAGTTTTAA
- a CDS encoding bifunctional methionine sulfoxide reductase B/A protein, with translation MVRVHVFNRNGELVGPVESPKLILSEAQWRQRLNPEQFEVLRSSSTERPFCGTLLDNKMKGVYTCAGCGLPLFSSDAKFHSGTGWPSFFQPIAKDNVAEKSDYSYGTSRTEINCARCDGHLGHVFDDGPRPTGLRFCLNSASLNFTASEKLATLADPLASQMEKQDLASKNDLREDDSQGSNESATAVFAGGCFWCTEAVFEQLDGVSDVESGYSGGKPETADYEQVCEGNTGHAEAIRITYDPRRISYDRLLDVFFDAHDPTQLNHQGNDYGTQYRSAIFYADEQQKQLAHAKIKQLSDAHAFSRPIVTTLEPLTAFYPAEEYHQDYARNNPLQPYVRAAAIPKVCKVRDKHPGLLKKDSLASGAKT, from the coding sequence ATGGTCCGAGTACACGTCTTCAATCGAAATGGTGAGCTCGTTGGGCCGGTTGAATCTCCCAAGCTAATTCTAAGCGAAGCGCAATGGCGCCAGCGACTTAACCCGGAGCAATTCGAGGTGTTGCGCAGTTCATCCACGGAACGACCGTTTTGTGGCACGCTGCTAGATAATAAGATGAAAGGCGTTTACACCTGCGCAGGCTGCGGGTTGCCCTTGTTTTCGTCCGATGCCAAGTTTCACTCCGGCACCGGCTGGCCGAGTTTTTTTCAACCCATCGCCAAAGACAACGTCGCCGAAAAGTCTGATTACAGCTATGGCACGAGTCGTACGGAAATTAATTGTGCACGCTGCGACGGGCACTTGGGTCATGTATTCGACGATGGCCCCCGACCTACAGGCCTTCGGTTTTGCTTAAATTCGGCGTCGTTAAATTTCACCGCTAGCGAGAAGCTTGCCACGTTGGCCGATCCTTTAGCCTCGCAAATGGAAAAACAAGATTTGGCCAGTAAGAACGATTTGCGTGAAGACGATTCACAGGGCTCAAATGAATCGGCCACTGCTGTATTCGCCGGTGGTTGTTTCTGGTGCACGGAAGCGGTATTTGAGCAACTCGATGGTGTTAGCGACGTGGAAAGCGGCTATTCCGGCGGCAAGCCAGAAACTGCCGACTACGAACAGGTTTGCGAGGGAAATACCGGCCATGCCGAGGCAATTCGCATCACGTACGATCCGCGCCGCATCAGTTACGATCGTTTGCTCGATGTGTTTTTCGATGCCCACGATCCGACGCAGTTAAATCACCAGGGCAACGATTACGGCACGCAATATCGCTCGGCCATTTTTTATGCCGACGAGCAACAGAAGCAACTGGCCCATGCGAAAATCAAACAATTGAGCGATGCGCATGCGTTTTCCAGGCCAATTGTCACTACGTTGGAGCCGCTCACAGCGTTTTATCCGGCGGAAGAATATCATCAAGATTATGCCCGCAACAATCCTTTGCAACCTTACGTCCGAGCCGCAGCCATTCCGAAGGTTTGTAAAGTTCGCGATAAGCATCCGGGCCTGTTAAAAAAAGATTCGCTGGCCAGCGGTGCGAAAACGTAA
- a CDS encoding glycosyltransferase family 2 protein, which translates to MHMDLPISDCKPYTREWYEHLRRLLGEAGCRQLGFYELPANFVLSVVIPMYNEAATIRALVDRVRNSPLRKEIILVDDGSSDGSRNILQQLQQENNEDHDNRLLVLLHDQNQGKGAALRTGFARATGDVVIVQDADLEYDPADYPRLLQPIVENLADVVYGSRFLGDQPHRVMYFWHYAGNRLLTLLSNCFTNLNLTDMETGYKVFSRQALAAVLPALRQNRFGIEPEITAKIARRKFRVFELSVSYSGRTYQQGKKIGWRDGVKALWYILRYGFAD; encoded by the coding sequence ATGCACATGGATCTGCCTATTTCGGATTGTAAACCATACACGCGGGAATGGTACGAACATCTGCGGCGCTTGTTGGGCGAGGCGGGCTGCCGGCAACTCGGCTTTTACGAGCTTCCGGCTAATTTTGTGCTGTCGGTGGTTATTCCCATGTACAACGAGGCCGCAACAATCCGCGCATTGGTCGATCGTGTCAGAAATTCGCCCTTGCGGAAAGAAATTATTTTGGTCGATGACGGCAGCAGCGATGGATCGCGCAATATTCTTCAGCAATTGCAACAAGAGAACAATGAAGACCACGATAATCGACTGCTAGTATTGCTGCATGATCAGAACCAAGGAAAAGGAGCCGCCTTACGAACGGGATTCGCTCGCGCCACCGGCGATGTTGTCATTGTGCAAGATGCGGATTTGGAATATGACCCGGCCGATTATCCGCGGTTGTTGCAGCCCATTGTGGAAAACCTAGCCGACGTTGTGTACGGCAGCCGATTTTTGGGAGATCAGCCCCATCGGGTGATGTACTTTTGGCATTATGCGGGCAACCGGCTTTTGACTCTGCTATCCAATTGCTTTACTAACCTTAACTTGACCGACATGGAAACCGGGTACAAGGTTTTTTCGCGGCAAGCATTGGCCGCGGTGCTGCCGGCATTGCGGCAAAATCGATTTGGCATTGAGCCCGAAATAACCGCAAAAATTGCCAGGCGGAAATTTCGGGTGTTTGAACTTTCGGTAAGTTACTCCGGTCGTACCTACCAGCAGGGCAAAAAAATCGGCTGGCGCGATGGAGTAAAGGCGCTCTGGTACATTCTCCGCTACGGTTTTGCCGATTGA
- a CDS encoding class I SAM-dependent methyltransferase, translating into MDCKIAAFFSDHVSHFTQQLQEFDRQIAPDALPHSDQILENLTNCINNSLAVCAAFEKELEAADPLVLKDVQRRYREAIWPWFGKSWCMQRALTKPRGYPGDAMLLTAIYDGVAKSLGLGGYFDRYFLNTTLGRAVPARMWEARRFLMEELGRRRGRVDVMDVACGSCREYLGGFEPSADRETTFTCIDNDPETLEFAKSQTQAALANSGITGRFIRYNALRMVSAESNIRRFGRSDVIYSVGLCDYIPDEYLIPLLAGWRESLNPGGVVYVAFKDTKLYDKTEYQWLADWYFFQRTTDDCRQLFVSAGYDMSGVTMTRDPIGVIINFICRDKVPAIVRIDTPEEKLIPQHVDQVAKQVNSVGS; encoded by the coding sequence ATGGATTGCAAAATTGCCGCCTTCTTTTCCGATCACGTTTCTCATTTCACCCAGCAACTGCAGGAATTCGATCGCCAAATTGCCCCCGACGCGTTGCCGCACTCCGATCAAATACTCGAAAATTTGACCAATTGCATCAACAATTCGTTAGCGGTTTGTGCGGCATTTGAAAAAGAACTCGAAGCTGCCGATCCGCTTGTTTTGAAGGATGTGCAACGACGATACCGAGAAGCCATTTGGCCCTGGTTCGGTAAAAGTTGGTGCATGCAGCGAGCGTTGACCAAGCCACGTGGCTATCCTGGCGATGCAATGCTGCTAACGGCAATTTATGACGGCGTGGCGAAGTCGCTGGGCCTTGGCGGATACTTCGATCGCTACTTTCTGAATACCACGCTGGGTAGAGCGGTTCCAGCCCGGATGTGGGAAGCTCGACGGTTCCTCATGGAAGAGTTAGGACGGCGTCGTGGCCGAGTCGACGTTATGGATGTGGCCTGCGGTTCATGTCGTGAGTATTTAGGAGGATTCGAACCATCCGCCGATCGAGAGACAACTTTCACCTGCATCGACAACGATCCTGAAACACTCGAATTTGCCAAATCACAAACGCAAGCGGCGCTAGCCAATAGCGGCATTACAGGGCGATTTATTCGCTACAATGCCTTGCGGATGGTGTCGGCAGAATCGAATATCCGCCGCTTCGGACGGAGCGATGTAATCTACAGCGTCGGGCTGTGCGATTACATTCCCGACGAATATCTGATTCCGCTGTTGGCCGGTTGGCGCGAGTCATTAAACCCGGGCGGGGTGGTGTATGTCGCCTTCAAAGACACGAAGCTGTACGATAAGACTGAATATCAGTGGTTGGCTGATTGGTACTTCTTCCAGCGCACCACGGACGATTGCCGGCAGCTATTTGTCTCGGCTGGTTACGACATGAGCGGTGTAACGATGACGCGTGACCCGATTGGCGTGATCATCAACTTCATCTGTCGCGACAAAGTTCCTGCGATAGTCCGGATCGACACTCCGGAAGAAAAGTTAATTCCGCAACACGTTGACCAGGTTGCGAAGCAGGTAAACAGCGTCGGCAGCTAG